The Streptomyces bacillaris sequence TCACCGACATCGCCTGCTTCGAGCCGTACGACGGTGAGCCGGGAACCACCGAACCCGTGCCGCACGGCGGGGAGTTCACCGACTCCGTCACCGGCATCACCGTCCCCGCCCGCCTGGACTACGTCCACACCCCCGGCCGCGCCCAGAGCGCCTACCTCAAGGCGCTGGAGGACCACCGCACCGTCGGCGAACGCTGCCCCGCCTGCCGCAAGGTCTACGTACCGCCGCGCGGCGCCTGCCCCACCTGCGGCATCGCCACCGCCGAGCAGGTCGAGGTCGGCCCGCGCGGCACCGTCACCACCTTCTGCATCGTCAACATCAAAGCGAAGAACCTGGACATCGACGTCCCCTACGTCTACGCCCACATCGCCCTCGACGGCGCCGACCTCGCGCTCCACGGCCGCATCGCCGGCATCCCGTACGACCAGGTCCGCATGGGGCTGCGCGTCGAGCCGGTCTGGGCCGAGGGCGCCCGCCACCCCGACCACTACCGGCCCACCGGGGAGCCCGACGCCGGCTACGACACGTACAAGGAGCTGGTGTAGATGCGAGACGTGGCGATCGTCGCCTTCGCCCAGAGCCCGCACCGACGGCGTACGGACGAACTCTCCGAGGTCGACCTGCTGATGCCCGTCCTCCACCAGGTGCTGGAGACCACCGGCCTCAAGGCCAACGAGATCGGCTTCACCTGCTCCGGCTCCGCCGACTACCTCGCCGGGCGCGCCTTCTCCTTCACCATGGCGCTCGACGGCGTCGGCGCCCACCCCCCGATCTCCGAGTCCCATGTCGAGATGGACGGGGCCTGGGCGCTGTACGAGGCCTGGGTGAAGATCATGACAGGGGAGGCCGACACCGCGCTCGTCTACGCGTACGGCAAGTCCTCGCCCGGCCAGGTCCGCGACGTCCTCACCCGCCAGCTCGACCCCTACTACCTCGCCCCCCTCTGGCCCGACTCCCTCGCCCTCGCCGCCCTCCAGGCGCAGGCACTCCTCGACGCGGGCCACGCCGACCGAGCCGCCCTCACCGCCATCGCCACCCGCAGCCGCACCGACGCCGCCGCCAACCCGTACGCCCAGCTCACCGGAGACGTCCCCGCCGGGGGCCTCCTGGTCCACCCGCTGCGCACCGGCGACTGCCCGCCCATCGGTGACGGCGCCGCCGCCGTGATCCTCGCCGCCGGGGACACCGCCCGCGCCCTCTGCGCCCGCCCCGCCTGGATCCGGGGCATCGACCACCGCATCGAGGCCCACGCCCTCGGCGTCCGCGACCTCACCGACTCACCCTCCACCCGGCTCGCCGCCCGGCATGCCGGAGCCTTCGAACGGCCTGTCGACACAGCCGAGTTGCACGCCCCCTTCACCTCCCAGGAGGTGATCCTCCGCACGGCCCTCGACCTCGGCGACGACGTCCGTGTCAACCCCTCCGGAGGAGCCCTCGCCGCCAACCCGATCATGGCGGCGGGCCTCATCCGGCTCGGCGAGGCCGCCGCCCGCATCCACCGGGGCGCGTCAGTTAGGGCGCTCGCCCACGCCACCTCCGGGCCCTGCCTCCAGCAGAACCTGGTCGCCGTCCTGGAAGGGGAGAGCGCTCATGGTTAAGGAGCCCGTCGCCGTCGTCGGCATCGGCCAGACCAAGCACGTCGCCGCCCGGCACGACGTCTCCATCGCCGGACTGGTCCGCGAGGCGGCGGTCCGCGCGCTGGAGGACGCCGGACTGACCTGGAGCGACATCGACGCCGTCGTCATCGGCAAGGCCCCCGACTTCTTCGAGGGCGTGATGATGCCGGAGCTGTATCTCGCGGACGCGCTCGGAGCCGTCGGCAAACCGATGCTCCGCGTCCACACGGCCGGTTCGGTCGGCGGCTCCACCGCTCTCGTCGCCGCCAACCTGGTCGCCGCCCGCGTCCACCGGACCGTCCTGACCCTCGCCTTCGAGAAACAGTCCGAGTCCAACGCCATGTGGGGGCTCTCCCTGCCCGTCCCCTTCCAGCAGCCCCTGCTGGCCGGGGCGGGCGGCTTCTTCGCCCCGCACGTCCGCGCGTACATGCGCCGTACGGGAGCACCGGACACGGTCGGCTCCCTCGTCGCGTACAAGGACCGCCGCAACGCGCTCAAGAACCCCTACGCGCACATCCACGACCCGGACCTCACCCTGGAGAAGGTCCAGGCGTCCCCCATGCTCTGGGACCCGATCCGCTACTCGGAGACCTGCCCCTCCTCCGACGGAGCCTGCGCGATGGTCCTCACCGACCGCGAGGGCGCGAGCCGCGCCCCGTACCCGCCCGCATGGGTGCACGGCGGCGCGATGCGCAGCGAACCCACCCTCTTCGCGGGCAAGGACTTCGTCTCTCCGCAGGCCGGCAAGGACTGCGCGGCCGATGTCTACCGGCAGGCCCGGATCACCGACCCGCGCCGGGAGATCGACGCCGTCGAGATGTACGTCCCGTTCTCCTGGTACGAGCCGATGTGGCTGGAGAACCTCGGCTTCGCCGGTGAGGGCGAGGGGTGGAAGCTCACCGAGGCGGGCGTCACCGAACTCGACGGCGACCTCCCCGTCAACCCGTCGGGCGGGGTGCTGTCCACCAACCCCATCGGCGCCTCGGGCATGATCCGCTTCGCCGAGGCGGCGCTCCAGGTACGGGGACGGGCGGGCGACCACCAGATCGACGGGGCCACCCGGGCGGTCGGCCATGCCTACGGCGGCGGGGCGCAGTTCTTCGCCATGTGGCTCGTCGGCTCACAGCCCCCGCCGGGATGACGGCCCCCCCGCCCGGGCCTCCCGGGCGGGGGCTGGGAGGCACCGGCTCAGGCCAGCGGGCAGCTGACCGGCAGCACCCGTTCGGTCAGCCGCCCCCGGAGCAGGCCGTCGGCGGTGAACTCCGCATCGGTGAGCCAGTCCGCCACCGTCAGCTGCTCCACCAGCGCCTCCAGCCCGTCGGGCTCGACAGCGCACCAGGAGGCGAGGGGCTCCACCTCGACGCCCTCGCCGTCGGGCCCCAGCCGCCCGTCGGCGCTGGTCCGTACGGCCAGGGCCAGGGCCAGCAGCCGGACATCGGCGCCGGTCTTCTTCTTCCGGAGCTTCTTGTCGCCCACCACCCGCTGGGCCCACCCGCTGAGCTTGGGGCGGGTCTTCCGGCCGAAGACGAACGGACCCGGGCCGTCCTCGTCGGGCATCAGGGACGGGATGGTGATCGGGGTGGGGCTCTCCGGACGGGAGGCGAGCAACTCCTCGACCGTACCGGGGAAGGAGAGCCAGCCGCTCTCCACGAGCCGGCCGATGAGCTCCTCGGGATCCGTCAGGGGCAGCCCCCTGACGTCCTGCCCCACGAGGTTGCCGGTGCCGGTGAGCGCCGAGCGCAGGGTCAGCAGCACCGCCAGGAGGCGGGCCTCCGCGCCGGGCACCGGGGTGTGCTCGGCGACATGGGCGAGGATCGCCCGGGCGTGGTCCCACTGCGTGAGGCCGGGCAGCAGCCGGCTGGTGACCTGACCGTCGCCCGCCGGGCTCTGGCCGGTGCGCTGCTGGTGCTGGAGGAGAGCGGCGGCGGCCGCCTGCTCGGCGCGCTCCGCCTCCAGCCGCAGTTCGGTCTCCCCGGTGACCTCCGCCCAGGTCCGGAAGGCCTTCGCCTTGCGGGAATGGAGCTCGGACAGCTCGACCAGATCCGGTTCGGGGCGCTGCTGATAGGCGCGGAAGAGATCGCCCAGTTCGATCAGCTCCTCGCGCAGGGCGACGGGGTGCAGGTCGAACGGCACGATCCGCTGCGCGATCTTCCCGGACCGGCGCTTGCGGCGGGGCCGGGGGGGACGGGCCGCGGGCACCCCCTCGGGGACGGGGGCCGGGGCCGCTGCGGCGTGGGAGAACTGCGGGCCGATCTGGGCGGGCGGCCGGGGCGCGGCGGCCCGGGCCCCTCCGGCCGGAGCCCCTGCCGCGGGGGCGGCGGACGGGGAGGCGACCGCCGGGGCGGTGGCGACGACCTTCGCCGTGGGATGGGCGGCCGCACAGCGCGCGCAGCACTCCAGGGCCCGCCACCAGCGGCCCTGCCGGTCGTTGATGACGGCCAGGACGACCGGGCCCCCGCACCGCGACGCCGGGGCCCGGTCGCGGGGGCCGTCGGTCCGCACATGGGTGTGGCAGTCATCGGCCCGGCAGGCGCAGTACGCCTCGGGCCGGGGCCCCGACGCGGCCCGCAGATGTGTCGCCAGGTGCGCGACGGCTGCGGTACGGCCGACGGCGGCGGACGGCAGGACCTGGGGGGCGCAGCCCGGGCGCCCGCACGAGACGCGTACCGCCGTACCGCCCCGGTCGGCCGGGTCCAGACGCACCATCCACGCGCGCCCCGCCACCCGCTCTTCCAGCCCGCCCACTGTGCCCTCCACCGTCATCCTGTCCTCTCCTCCGGCGCATCGCCGTATCCGTCTCGCGGCGCACCGCCGTCCCCGCACCCACCACTGCCACGGCGGACCGGGCACGGCGGTGATCCAACGGTATGCGGCACATGGGTCCGTCGTGCAGGAACTTGCGCCGATTCCACGCGGAAGAGTCGAGGGTGTGCCCGAACGTGCGCCGACGCGGTGCCGGGAGGGTAAGGGCCGGGGTGCCGCGCACGATGTCCGCCGGTGGCCGGAAGGCCGGGCCCGGGGCGGTGGCCGGGCCCGGGCCCGGCTCCGCGACGTGAGCCGGGCCACGTACCATGTCAGCATGTCCTTCCTCCGCCGCCGCAGCGCCGCAACACCCGCGGGCCCGGACTTCGATGTCCTGGCCATGGACCCGGGGGACTGGCCCGGCAACCTGGGCGCCGGTCTGCTCCCCGCGCCCGACGGCAGCTGCCAGGGCGTCTTCCTCCGATACGACCTGTACGGCGGCCGTGGCCCGGCCATGATCATCGGCAATCTCCCGGAGGGCTCGCCCGCCCGCGAGACCGAGGAGGGCCAGGTTCCCTTCGAGGTCGCGCAGCTGCTGCTGGCCCTGGAGAACGACGAGCCGATCGAGGTCGTCAGCAGCGAGGACGTCCCCGTGATGCAGGGCGACAACCTGCTGATCGTCCGCCGGGTGAAGCTCTCGGAGAGCCGTATCGCCTGCGTCCAGTTCGACCGCAGCGACGGGGTGCTCGTCACCATCGCCAGCTGGGACCGGCCCATCACCGACGATCTCTACACCCTTCTGAAGCCCCTTCCCGCCGAGCTGTTCCAGCAGGGCTGAAACGTCACTGCATAGGCCGCCCGAATATGCCGGGCGGCCTTTCTCCTGCCTGGTCCTTCTTCATGCCCGGCCTCTCTTCGTCTCCGGCCACTCGTCCTGGCTGACCACCGGAGCATCCGGCTCCAGGAGCGTCCGGGCACGGCGAACGGCCCGCCGCGTGTCAGTCGCGACGGGCCGTGCGGCGCACGGCGGTGGCCGTGCCGTCCGCGGGCCGGGAACTACGCCCTGCTGCCCGCCAGGTCCGCCATCAGCCGGGTCACCTGGGCCGCCGAGGTGCCGAGTCCGGTCGGCCCGGCGAGGATCTGCGGGGCGCCGTGCCCGCGGCGCAGGTCCTCCTCGCGGTAGCGGCGGCAGCCCCGGTGCCAGATGAGGATGCCCGCGAGCCAGTGCTTCAGCTCCTGCACATAGCCCGCCAGCACCTCCCGCGCCTCGGCGTCGAGATCGAAGTCGTCGTACAGTACCGGGAGTTCCACCTCCGCCACATGCAGGAACTGCCGCAGCCGGGATTCCATCAGGTCGTGCACGATCCGTACGCCCGTCGGATAGTCGACGCCGAAGAAGTTCTGGACGACCAGGACGCCGTTGTGCACCTCACCCTCGTACTCGATCTCCTTCTGGTACGAGAACAGGTCGTTGAGCAGGCACGCGTAGTCCGCGGCCGCGTTCTCCAGCGACCGCATCGGGCCGCTCCGGTAGACCGCCTCGGGCACCTTCCTGCCGTGGGCGAGCCGGCACAGGCTCATCGTCAGGTCCGAACCGAAGGTCGCCCGCCGCATCTCGGTGTAGTCGACCGGGTCAGGGATACGGTTCTGCGCCTGGTTGGCCAGCTCCCACAGCCAGCTCTCGGTCATCGACTCGATCGCGGTCCGGAAGGCGCGCCGCGCCTCCGGGTCCATCGGCCCCGCCGTCCGGAGCCACAGATCGCCCAGCGACCGCTCCAGCGCGTTCACCGGCTCGGGGGTGGCCTCGCCGTCCAGCGGCATGAAGAGCGAGAGCCGCTCGTTGGCCAGCCGGGCCCCCGCCAGGTCCCTGGTCCGCCCGTGCACCACGGGGAACCAGTCGTCACCGTACGTACCCCAGGCCAGCCACGCCGAGGAGATGTCCAGCTCCTCCGGTGCTGCGTCCGGGTGGATGCCCGCCGCGCAGAGGGGGAGGTCGATCGCGAGGATCCGCTCCTCGTCCCAGATGTGCGAGCCCGGGACGCCCGGCTGCGCCTCCAGGATGCCCATGCGGCGCGCCCAGTCGACCAGCCGGAGCCTGGCTCCCTCCAGATGCGGGCTCAGCGTCGTGGAGAACGGCAGCTTCAGGTCGGGGACGACCGAGGGGCCGACGTGCTGGAAGGGCCGGTGGCTGTGGCTGCGGGCCCGTGCCGTCTCGGAGCGGAGGGTGAACTTGATGGAGGCGGCGGACATGCCGAAGCCCGCCACCGCCTCTCCGGCCCCGCCGCCGTTCATGTACCGGCTGGAGCGCATGTGCCACTCGTGGCCGCCGGACTGCCAGTCCTGGAGCCCCTTGACGTACGCGAGGACGGAAGCGGTCTGCGCCGGGTCGAGGCCCCTCTCCGCGCAGAGCGGGCCCAGTTCGGTGAGGGCGGTGTTCTCGAACTGGTGGAGCCGCGAGGTCAGCAGGTCGTTGACGGCCTCGGCGGCCTCCTGGGTCGTGCACCCGAGGAACTTCTCCAGGACCAGGACCCCGTTGCTGTTCTCGCCCTCGTCCTCGACCTCGCGCTGGTACGAGAAGAGGTCGTTGCGCAGGTGCACCCCGTCGGAGAAGGCGTCCCGCAGGACCCGCAGCGGGCGCGACCCGGCGACGGCAGCGGGCACCTCGGCGTTCGCCGCGTACTCCACGAGCCCGGCCGACCAGGGGGCGCCGCCGACCTTGCGGCGCATCTCGATGTACTCGACGGGGTTGGCGATGCGGCCCTCGTTGATGTTGGAGAGCTCCCAGAGCGACTCGTTGAGGAGGTTCTCCGTCGCCACCGCGAACCGGGCGCGCCACGCGTCCGACATCGCGGGGATCGTCCGCTCCCACAGGTCCGCGAGGCCCGCCTCGACGGGATTCTCCGGCTCGGGCATGGCCGCCCCGCGCTCCATCGGCATGAAGGCGGGCAGCCGGTCCAGATAGCGCTTGGCGCCCTCACGGTCGGGCGTGCGCTTGAACAGCTCCAGGAAGTGGTCGTCGAAGAAGAAGACCCACACGTACCAGTCGGTGACCAGGGACAGGGCCTCGGCCGAGCAGTCGGGGTGGGTGTAGGCGCAGAGCAGGGCGTAGTCGTGCGCCTCGAGGTCCTTCTCCTCCCAGATGCCGGATCCCTCCAGCATCCCCATCCCGCGTGCCCACTCCCGGGTATGTGTCCGTGCCGCCTCCACATGAGGGTTGAGCCGGGCCGGATACGGAACATAGAAGTCCGGCAGTGAGAAGGGCTGTGCCATGTGCGATAGGCCTTTCCGGAAGGCTCCGCGCGGCGAGGGCGCGGATCGATGGTGTCCGCGCCAGCCCTACCCTTCGGCCAACCGGGGCACGCACCAGAGGGATTAGTCAGATAATCGTGGTCTGGTCTGTGCCTGTTGGGCGTGCCTTTTCGGCGCGCCCGTTAGGTGTGGCGGCCCGCAGTGTGCGGCGTCGACTCAGTAGGCGGAGTCGACGTTGTCGATCGAGCCGTACCGGTCCGCGGCGTAGTTGGCGGCGGCGGTGATGTTGGCGACCGGGTCGGTGAGCTTCTTCGGGGTGCCCTTGACGTGGTACGCGTCGAAGGTCGGCTGGATCACCTGGAGCAGGCCCTTGGAGGGGATGCCGTTGCGCGCGTTGATGTCCCAGTCGTTGACGGCGTTCGGGTTGCCGCTGGACTCGCGCATGATGTTGCGGTGCAGCCCCTCGTAGGAGCCGGGGATGTTCTTCTTCTTCATGATGTCGAGCGACTCGCGTATCCAGCCGTCGAGGTTGTTCGCGTACTTCTTGGGAGCGGCCTTGGGGGCGGCCTTCTTGGGGGCGGCAACGGCCTTGCGCTCGGTGGAGCGGTTGGCGGCCTGCTTCTCGGAGCGCGCCTTCTCGGCGGCCTTCTTCGCCTCGGCCTTGCGCTCGGCGACGGCCTTCGCGGCGGCGGCCTTGCGGTCGGCCGCGACCTTCTTCGCCGCGGCGGCGTCGGCGGCCGCCTTCTTCGCGGCGTTCTCCGCCGCAGCCTTCTCCGCCGCGATCTCCTGGGCCGTCGGGGCGCCGGTGGCGGCCTTCCCGGCGGTGGCGGAGGACTTGGCGGCGGTGGGCTGCGCCTCGCTCTGCCCGCCGGTCGCGGTGATGGCCGTGACGGAACCGGCCGCGACGAGCACGGCGGCGGCGAGCTTGTGGGAGCGGGTGATGCGGATGGTGCGGGGCATGCGTAGCTCTTCCTGTGGGGGACGGGGCCTGCGGCCATGGGCCGCGTGAGCAGAGACCGAGAGATGTCGGCCGCGACCGCCGTAGGGCGCTCGTCGCGGGCTCGGTCTCGGTGCTTGCCGGGATCCATGGTTAACGGCCGTCGAGACAGGAGGCAATGACCCTATTTACTAGGATGAGTAGTTGATAGGGAGAAATATCCCTTTTGGCGTTTTCGTTGCGCGGCAGGGGAGGGGTCGCGCCCACTACCCCCGCTCGTAGGTGACGTGGGTCTCGTGGCGCGCCTCACCCGGGGACGCCCCTCGGGTGGCGATCGGTCAGCGCCCCGTCACGGAGCGGCACAGCCTTGGCGGACTTCGCCCGCCGCCCGCCCGAGCCCGCTA is a genomic window containing:
- a CDS encoding Zn-ribbon domain-containing OB-fold protein; this encodes MTEILSAPLVVEFPFTRSLGPVQSAFLTGLRERTVLGVRTDDGRVLVPPVEYDPVTANELRSLLRVAPTGTVTTWAWNPAPRRDQPLGTPFAWVLVRLDGADTALLHALDAPGPDAVHTGMRVRIRWAATRTGAITDIACFEPYDGEPGTTEPVPHGGEFTDSVTGITVPARLDYVHTPGRAQSAYLKALEDHRTVGERCPACRKVYVPPRGACPTCGIATAEQVEVGPRGTVTTFCIVNIKAKNLDIDVPYVYAHIALDGADLALHGRIAGIPYDQVRMGLRVEPVWAEGARHPDHYRPTGEPDAGYDTYKELV
- a CDS encoding thiolase domain-containing protein, giving the protein MRDVAIVAFAQSPHRRRTDELSEVDLLMPVLHQVLETTGLKANEIGFTCSGSADYLAGRAFSFTMALDGVGAHPPISESHVEMDGAWALYEAWVKIMTGEADTALVYAYGKSSPGQVRDVLTRQLDPYYLAPLWPDSLALAALQAQALLDAGHADRAALTAIATRSRTDAAANPYAQLTGDVPAGGLLVHPLRTGDCPPIGDGAAAVILAAGDTARALCARPAWIRGIDHRIEAHALGVRDLTDSPSTRLAARHAGAFERPVDTAELHAPFTSQEVILRTALDLGDDVRVNPSGGALAANPIMAAGLIRLGEAAARIHRGASVRALAHATSGPCLQQNLVAVLEGESAHG
- a CDS encoding thiolase domain-containing protein encodes the protein MVKEPVAVVGIGQTKHVAARHDVSIAGLVREAAVRALEDAGLTWSDIDAVVIGKAPDFFEGVMMPELYLADALGAVGKPMLRVHTAGSVGGSTALVAANLVAARVHRTVLTLAFEKQSESNAMWGLSLPVPFQQPLLAGAGGFFAPHVRAYMRRTGAPDTVGSLVAYKDRRNALKNPYAHIHDPDLTLEKVQASPMLWDPIRYSETCPSSDGACAMVLTDREGASRAPYPPAWVHGGAMRSEPTLFAGKDFVSPQAGKDCAADVYRQARITDPRREIDAVEMYVPFSWYEPMWLENLGFAGEGEGWKLTEAGVTELDGDLPVNPSGGVLSTNPIGASGMIRFAEAALQVRGRAGDHQIDGATRAVGHAYGGGAQFFAMWLVGSQPPPG
- a CDS encoding terpene synthase family protein, which codes for MAQPFSLPDFYVPYPARLNPHVEAARTHTREWARGMGMLEGSGIWEEKDLEAHDYALLCAYTHPDCSAEALSLVTDWYVWVFFFDDHFLELFKRTPDREGAKRYLDRLPAFMPMERGAAMPEPENPVEAGLADLWERTIPAMSDAWRARFAVATENLLNESLWELSNINEGRIANPVEYIEMRRKVGGAPWSAGLVEYAANAEVPAAVAGSRPLRVLRDAFSDGVHLRNDLFSYQREVEDEGENSNGVLVLEKFLGCTTQEAAEAVNDLLTSRLHQFENTALTELGPLCAERGLDPAQTASVLAYVKGLQDWQSGGHEWHMRSSRYMNGGGAGEAVAGFGMSAASIKFTLRSETARARSHSHRPFQHVGPSVVPDLKLPFSTTLSPHLEGARLRLVDWARRMGILEAQPGVPGSHIWDEERILAIDLPLCAAGIHPDAAPEELDISSAWLAWGTYGDDWFPVVHGRTRDLAGARLANERLSLFMPLDGEATPEPVNALERSLGDLWLRTAGPMDPEARRAFRTAIESMTESWLWELANQAQNRIPDPVDYTEMRRATFGSDLTMSLCRLAHGRKVPEAVYRSGPMRSLENAAADYACLLNDLFSYQKEIEYEGEVHNGVLVVQNFFGVDYPTGVRIVHDLMESRLRQFLHVAEVELPVLYDDFDLDAEAREVLAGYVQELKHWLAGILIWHRGCRRYREEDLRRGHGAPQILAGPTGLGTSAAQVTRLMADLAGSRA
- a CDS encoding transglycosylase SLT domain-containing protein — its product is MPRTIRITRSHKLAAAVLVAAGSVTAITATGGQSEAQPTAAKSSATAGKAATGAPTAQEIAAEKAAAENAAKKAAADAAAAKKVAADRKAAAAKAVAERKAEAKKAAEKARSEKQAANRSTERKAVAAPKKAAPKAAPKKYANNLDGWIRESLDIMKKKNIPGSYEGLHRNIMRESSGNPNAVNDWDINARNGIPSKGLLQVIQPTFDAYHVKGTPKKLTDPVANITAAANYAADRYGSIDNVDSAY